One genomic window of Cupriavidus sp. P-10 includes the following:
- a CDS encoding FRG domain-containing protein, with protein MAELQYFGTIEIDGSTSQAMLCMDSDASDTGLLTWFSANTRFLGARVTIQRALQNWTLTVKMPNVFEHRDGQLRTANLTEEDRLLAGRLSATLVPQPNGFFEGYWIDPDENIHHKITLYPAARARVKAQVCESWEEFKSWASRIHDAHAVAYRGQADNKWSLQTSLYRAGRSNLLRYRSDTLNEFHNHLEALTGLHVDRHNPSEFGRMIAIAQHQGLPTPLLDWTQSPYIAAWFALSDSLNLPPPLPPNAPGYVRVYALTTAFRDAFAWDPAPPLDALHPFAAFVNFSARDNPRLYAQQGRFVMTNIGDLESYLLQMQSVPNGFVQGKTLLVAADIPRSVAPQALKDLALMGVTAATMFPGLEGACRMLKQQMLIQERLAPPVLPTIPGAGIPSLSTHGYTPGSYHHSGHSSLA; from the coding sequence GTGGCAGAACTACAGTATTTCGGCACTATTGAAATCGACGGAAGTACCTCTCAAGCCATGCTTTGCATGGATTCCGACGCCAGCGATACCGGGTTGTTGACTTGGTTTTCAGCTAATACCCGCTTTTTGGGCGCCCGCGTAACAATTCAGAGGGCTTTGCAGAACTGGACCCTGACTGTGAAGATGCCCAACGTCTTTGAGCATCGAGATGGCCAGTTGCGGACGGCAAATCTGACGGAAGAAGACCGACTGCTAGCAGGACGGCTTAGTGCAACTTTGGTGCCCCAGCCCAACGGGTTCTTCGAGGGCTACTGGATCGACCCCGACGAGAACATCCATCACAAGATCACTCTCTATCCGGCGGCTCGAGCACGCGTGAAAGCACAGGTATGTGAGTCGTGGGAGGAGTTCAAGAGCTGGGCCTCGCGGATTCATGATGCACATGCTGTCGCCTACCGCGGCCAAGCCGATAACAAGTGGTCGCTCCAGACGTCATTGTATCGAGCGGGAAGATCCAATCTTTTGCGCTACAGATCGGATACGTTAAATGAGTTCCATAACCATCTGGAAGCACTGACGGGCCTCCACGTCGATCGGCACAATCCAAGCGAATTCGGGCGCATGATCGCGATTGCACAACACCAGGGACTTCCTACTCCGTTACTGGATTGGACGCAGTCACCTTATATCGCCGCGTGGTTCGCACTATCGGATTCGCTTAATCTCCCGCCGCCCTTGCCACCCAATGCGCCCGGCTACGTCCGCGTCTATGCATTGACCACGGCGTTTCGGGATGCATTCGCCTGGGATCCAGCGCCTCCGCTTGACGCGTTGCATCCCTTTGCTGCATTTGTGAATTTTTCAGCACGCGACAACCCCCGCCTTTATGCGCAGCAAGGCCGGTTTGTGATGACGAATATCGGTGACCTTGAGAGCTACCTTTTGCAAATGCAGTCGGTGCCGAACGGATTTGTGCAAGGAAAGACTTTGTTGGTGGCCGCGGACATTCCGAGATCAGTGGCCCCCCAGGCGCTGAAGGATTTGGCGCTGATGGGCGTAACGGCGGCGACCATGTTTCCGGGGCTAGAGGGCGCTTGTCGCATGCTGAAACAGCAAATGTTGATCCAAGAGCGCCTTGCTCCGCCAGTACTACCGACCATCCCTGGTGCGGGCATCCCCAGCTTGTCCACGCATGGCTATACCCCGGGCTCATACCATCACAGCGGACATTCTTCGCTTGCGTAA
- a CDS encoding SOS response-associated peptidase family protein, which yields MCGRFARYSDIALLAGLMGLDAPVAEHALGRARYNIAPSTQVWTFHRLGADRGPRADQIRWGYRPVWAHDNPKPPTVPNADPLGLPTKRYYADMWRNGCRVIALAVMKC from the coding sequence ATGTGCGGACGCTTTGCGCGCTACAGCGATATCGCGCTGCTGGCCGGCCTGATGGGGCTGGATGCGCCGGTGGCCGAGCATGCCTTGGGGCGGGCGCGCTATAACATCGCGCCCTCGACCCAGGTCTGGACCTTTCACCGGCTCGGTGCCGATCGCGGCCCGCGTGCCGATCAGATCCGGTGGGGGTACCGTCCGGTGTGGGCCCACGACAACCCCAAACCGCCCACGGTACCCAACGCGGATCCGCTCGGCCTGCCGACCAAGCGCTATTACGCCGACATGTGGCGCAACGGTTGTCGCGTGATCGCCTTGGCCGTGATGAAGTGCTGA
- a CDS encoding DUF2188 domain-containing protein, translating to MAAQNVHVVPARNGGWTVTEEGAGGAGADYPTQEAAIEAGTAKAKQVRVELLVHGMDGQIRLRNSFGHDPRDVKG from the coding sequence ATGGCAGCCCAAAACGTCCATGTGGTTCCCGCCCGGAACGGCGGATGGACCGTTACCGAAGAAGGAGCAGGCGGCGCCGGCGCGGATTATCCGACCCAGGAGGCAGCCATCGAGGCCGGCACCGCCAAGGCCAAGCAAGTGCGCGTCGAGCTGCTGGTGCATGGCATGGATGGTCAGATCCGTCTACGCAATTCCTTTGGCCACGACCCGCGCGACGTGAAGGGATGA
- a CDS encoding IS3 family transposase (programmed frameshift): protein MARYGKDFKDRAVARLLPPESAAVEVVARELGVAVATLERWRADAMSMPARERAWTAAARFEAVLATAAMDEASKNAWCRENGVYPQELEQWRAAATQALAEPEDARATPRETKADRRRIKELERELRRKEKALAEAAALLILFKKARGHLPEGQGRGRMIGLEDRHTMVRHIETAHAGGARLRLACEVAGITVRTLQRWKAHDGLVVGDRRPGAERPTPAHALSIEERERILAVANEPRFADMPPARIVPMLADEGVYLASESSFGRVLRAHGQTRHRGRAKAPRQRRPPTTHVATGPRQLWCWDMTYLPAEVAGRWFYLYLILDVYSRKIVGFEVHDRDDADHAAHLVKRTALAEGIHAMAAKPVLHGDNGATLKATTVLAMLHWLGVKPSYSRPRVSDDNAFVESLFRTAKYRPEFPSTGFADLVTARTWAAHFVHWYNHEHRHSGIRYVSPAQRHAGEDNKILAARHALYVQARDCNPRRWSRHTRDWSPIDTVTLNPEREIAVPTGGIKPGAENQRLAA from the exons GTGGCTCGTTACGGGAAGGATTTCAAGGACCGGGCGGTAGCGCGGTTGTTACCGCCGGAGAGTGCGGCGGTGGAAGTGGTTGCAAGGGAACTGGGTGTGGCAGTGGCCACGCTGGAGCGCTGGCGTGCGGACGCTATGTCCATGCCCGCTCGCGAGCGGGCATGGACAGCGGCGGCCAGGTTTGAGGCGGTGCTGGCGACGGCTGCGATGGACGAGGCCAGCAAGAACGCCTGGTGCCGTGAGAACGGTGTGTATCCGCAGGAGTTGGAGCAGTGGCGTGCTGCCGCCACGCAGGCGCTGGCGGAGCCCGAGGATGCGCGCGCCACCCCTCGCGAGACGAAGGCCGATCGGCGCCGCATCAAGGAACTCGAACGCGAGCTGCGCCGCAAGGAGAAGGCGCTGGCTGAAGCCGCCGCCCTGCTGATACTCT TCAAAAAAGCTAGAGGGCATCTTCCCGAAGGACAAGGACGAGGACGCATGATCGGCCTGGAAGATCGCCACACGATGGTCCGCCATATCGAAACCGCGCATGCAGGCGGCGCTCGCCTGCGCCTGGCGTGCGAGGTAGCTGGCATAACCGTGCGCACTCTGCAACGCTGGAAGGCCCACGATGGCCTGGTGGTCGGCGACCGCCGCCCCGGGGCCGAACGGCCCACGCCCGCGCATGCGCTGAGCATTGAGGAGCGCGAACGCATTCTGGCCGTTGCCAACGAGCCGCGCTTCGCCGACATGCCGCCGGCGCGCATCGTACCGATGCTGGCCGACGAGGGTGTCTACCTGGCCAGCGAATCGAGCTTCGGTCGGGTGCTGCGCGCCCATGGGCAGACCCGGCATCGAGGACGCGCTAAGGCGCCGCGCCAGCGCCGTCCGCCCACCACGCACGTGGCCACGGGGCCGCGCCAACTGTGGTGCTGGGACATGACGTATTTGCCGGCCGAGGTCGCCGGGCGCTGGTTTTATCTGTACCTCATCCTGGACGTGTACAGCCGCAAAATCGTGGGCTTCGAGGTCCACGACCGCGACGACGCCGACCACGCGGCGCATCTGGTCAAACGCACAGCGCTGGCCGAGGGCATTCACGCCATGGCGGCCAAGCCGGTGCTGCACGGTGACAACGGCGCCACGCTCAAGGCCACCACGGTGTTGGCGATGTTGCACTGGCTGGGCGTCAAGCCCTCGTACTCGCGTCCGCGGGTGAGCGACGATAACGCCTTCGTGGAAAGCCTGTTCCGCACGGCCAAGTACCGGCCGGAGTTCCCGTCTACAGGCTTTGCCGATCTGGTCACGGCACGTACGTGGGCGGCCCACTTCGTCCACTGGTACAACCATGAGCACCGGCACAGCGGCATCCGCTACGTGAGCCCGGCACAGCGCCATGCCGGAGAGGACAACAAGATTCTGGCCGCGCGCCACGCGCTCTATGTTCAGGCTCGTGACTGCAACCCGCGTCGCTGGTCACGACACACGCGCGACTGGTCGCCAATCGACACGGTCACGCTCAATCCGGAGCGCGAGATTGCCGTGCCCACCGGTGGTATCAAGCCAGGAGCCGAAAACCAGCGTTTGGCTGCATGA
- a CDS encoding H-NS family nucleoid-associated regulatory protein, translating into MSADAKTTIQPFSQGMRSAIERADAIRWIRIRMVRHGLSLEDLRAAGCFRNEGPIVVCYRNAAGETWDGVGEMPSWLRRAVTAGQSAAFFRVDQLTDKAVRAGRPPVIHVDKRTPFW; encoded by the coding sequence GTGAGTGCGGACGCCAAAACCACGATCCAACCATTCTCACAAGGAATGCGATCAGCAATTGAACGCGCTGACGCCATCCGCTGGATCCGTATCAGGATGGTGCGACATGGCCTCTCTTTGGAGGATCTGCGTGCGGCGGGTTGCTTTCGCAACGAAGGACCCATCGTGGTCTGCTACCGCAACGCTGCCGGCGAGACTTGGGATGGCGTTGGCGAGATGCCAAGCTGGCTGCGCCGCGCAGTAACGGCAGGTCAGTCGGCGGCGTTTTTTCGCGTTGACCAGCTTACCGATAAAGCCGTCCGGGCGGGACGGCCTCCGGTGATCCACGTCGATAAGCGCACGCCGTTTTGGTAG
- a CDS encoding DUF3168 domain-containing protein yields the protein MSSIYWRAITVACAVAMAAPACHADWNTLRFALDEARSRLDRIAKSSDFEEAKDNARRAKNALEDAAMAASDINCPSAYSELDNAATRARRARDAPDVDEFSDNYRRAVRGFNDAIGYLRQCSKA from the coding sequence ATGAGCTCAATTTACTGGAGAGCAATCACGGTGGCATGTGCTGTCGCTATGGCGGCGCCAGCCTGCCACGCAGACTGGAACACATTGCGCTTTGCGTTGGACGAAGCCCGATCGCGATTGGATCGAATCGCCAAGAGCAGTGATTTTGAGGAGGCCAAAGACAACGCCCGTCGTGCCAAAAATGCCCTTGAGGACGCGGCGATGGCCGCTAGTGATATCAATTGTCCCAGCGCCTATTCGGAGCTCGATAATGCCGCCACACGTGCCAGGCGCGCACGGGATGCTCCGGATGTCGACGAGTTCTCCGACAACTATCGGCGTGCAGTCCGTGGATTCAACGATGCCATTGGCTATCTTAGGCAATGCTCAAAAGCCTGA